One stretch of Halapricum desulfuricans DNA includes these proteins:
- a CDS encoding DUF1667 domain-containing protein, giving the protein MGCDIDLEVEDGEILSMEGAGCIQGEDYAREEYRNPTRVLPTTVRVKGGVLPYVPVKTAEPIPKGELEAAVEELATVEVEAPIELGDVIVEDIRGTGVAIVATRDLPAAEEEPVAAD; this is encoded by the coding sequence GTGGGCTGTGACATCGACCTGGAGGTCGAGGACGGCGAGATCCTCTCGATGGAAGGAGCTGGCTGTATACAGGGCGAAGACTACGCTCGAGAGGAGTACCGGAACCCGACCAGAGTGCTGCCCACGACGGTGCGCGTCAAGGGCGGCGTCCTGCCGTACGTGCCAGTGAAGACGGCCGAGCCGATCCCGAAAGGGGAACTCGAGGCCGCCGTCGAGGAACTCGCTACCGTCGAGGTCGAGGCCCCGATCGAACTCGGCGACGTGATCGTCGAGGACATCCGCGGTACCGGCGTCGCCATCGTCGCGACGCGTGACCTGCCGGCCGCCGAGGAGGAGCCGGTCGCGGCGGACTGA
- a CDS encoding NAD(P)/FAD-dependent oxidoreductase, with product MTESRQAVTGDLDAMRREEHDLVVVGGGPAGLGAAQAAYDEGVDDIVILERDFELGGILQQCVHPGFGLEYFEEELTGPEYAQQFIENVAERGVDIRLDTMVLEVTHDRTVYAVNDEDGVTEIDAEKVILAMGCRERTRDALDIPGSRPAGIFTAGTAQRLINMEGKLPGEKAVILGSGDVGLIMARHMHLEGAEVEAVLEIMPYTGGITRNVVQCLEDFDIPLRTQQTITEIHGNDRVEGVTVQEVDEDFEPIPGTEYEIECDTVLLSVGLIPENELSVDAGVELHSVTGGPIVDETRETNVEDIYACGNVLHVHDVVDWVTEESMIAGRSAARSLQDRVETREEPIEIESTGKLRYVVPDRISTVDPDREEIPLYMRVHAPMEDVFVTLSSGGEELTRTFERRAEPGEMVTLNVDSDTLAELPEPRLELDVVQREEA from the coding sequence ATGACTGAAAGCCGACAGGCAGTTACCGGCGACCTCGACGCGATGCGTCGAGAAGAACACGACCTGGTCGTGGTCGGCGGCGGTCCCGCCGGGCTGGGGGCCGCACAGGCCGCCTACGACGAGGGCGTCGACGACATCGTGATCCTCGAACGCGACTTCGAACTCGGTGGCATCCTCCAGCAGTGTGTCCACCCCGGCTTCGGGCTGGAGTACTTCGAGGAGGAGCTGACGGGGCCGGAGTACGCCCAGCAGTTCATCGAGAACGTCGCCGAGCGCGGCGTCGACATCCGGCTGGACACGATGGTGCTTGAGGTCACTCACGACCGGACCGTCTACGCCGTCAACGACGAGGACGGCGTGACCGAGATCGACGCCGAGAAGGTGATCCTCGCGATGGGCTGTCGCGAGCGGACCCGAGACGCGCTGGACATCCCCGGCTCGCGGCCGGCCGGCATCTTCACCGCGGGGACCGCCCAGCGGTTGATCAACATGGAGGGCAAGCTGCCCGGCGAGAAGGCCGTCATCCTCGGCTCCGGCGACGTCGGCCTCATTATGGCCCGTCACATGCACCTTGAGGGTGCCGAGGTCGAGGCCGTACTTGAGATCATGCCCTACACGGGCGGGATAACTCGCAACGTCGTCCAGTGTCTGGAGGACTTCGACATCCCGCTTCGCACCCAGCAGACGATCACGGAGATCCACGGGAACGACCGCGTCGAGGGCGTCACCGTCCAGGAGGTCGACGAGGACTTCGAACCGATCCCGGGGACCGAATACGAGATCGAGTGTGATACCGTGTTGCTCTCGGTCGGGCTGATCCCCGAGAACGAACTGTCGGTCGACGCCGGCGTCGAGTTACACTCGGTGACCGGCGGGCCGATCGTCGACGAGACGCGCGAGACCAACGTCGAGGACATCTACGCCTGCGGGAACGTCCTGCACGTCCACGACGTGGTCGACTGGGTCACCGAGGAGAGCATGATCGCCGGTCGTAGTGCCGCCCGGTCGCTGCAGGATCGCGTCGAGACCCGCGAGGAGCCGATCGAGATCGAGAGCACGGGGAAACTGCGCTACGTCGTCCCGGACCGGATCTCGACGGTCGATCCCGACCGCGAGGAGATCCCACTGTACATGCGTGTCCACGCGCCGATGGAGGACGTGTTCGTCACCCTCTCCTCGGGCGGTGAGGAGCTGACCCGGACGTTCGAACGGCGGGCCGAACCCGGCGAGATGGTCACGCTGAACGTCGACAGCGACACCCTCGCGGAATTGCCCGAGCCACGGCTCGAACTGGACGTCGTTCAACGGGAGGAAGCATGA
- a CDS encoding NAD(P)/FAD-dependent oxidoreductase, with the protein MQSETDVLVVGGGVTGTAIARELSRYRLDVVLVEKAPDVCTGTSKANTALIHAGFNADPEKQKGRLNVRGNELYHERIQHELDVPIEWRGALVVATDESERPKLEELLEKGQRNGVDGLEILEREALLEKEPHLSDDAVAALWAPTAGIVNPFELTVGFANNAVENGATIELEAEVTDITETDDGFTVETAKGDIDAEIVINAAGLYSDEVSAMVGIDDFEITPRRGEYYLYDKQIDIDLDTTIFPVPTEVTKGIVVTPTDEGNLLIGPNAQEIDDKRDKATTRQGLDKVLEGAKKTVPELTKQDVIKEFAGLRPAIKETGDFRIQIETEDPGFINAAGIQSPGLASAPATAELVVDLVEELRGDLEEDPAFDPDYSGPPKVRHMSHEERAALIEEDPRYGQIICRCETVTEGEIRDAINQPVPAQTVNAIKRRVRPGAGRCQGGFCGPRVIEILSEELDIPMTEVKLEEEGSELLTDEVKQPLLEKSREGSEVNADD; encoded by the coding sequence ATGCAATCAGAAACAGACGTGTTGGTCGTCGGCGGCGGGGTAACCGGGACGGCCATCGCACGTGAACTCTCGCGGTACAGGCTCGACGTCGTGCTGGTCGAAAAGGCACCCGACGTCTGCACCGGGACGAGCAAGGCCAATACGGCACTGATCCACGCCGGATTCAACGCCGACCCGGAGAAACAGAAAGGGCGGCTGAACGTCCGCGGCAACGAACTATACCACGAGCGCATCCAGCACGAGCTCGACGTGCCGATCGAGTGGCGCGGGGCACTGGTCGTCGCGACCGACGAGAGCGAACGCCCGAAACTCGAGGAACTCCTCGAGAAGGGACAGCGAAACGGCGTCGACGGGCTGGAGATCCTCGAGCGCGAGGCGCTGCTCGAGAAGGAGCCCCATCTGAGCGACGACGCCGTCGCGGCGCTGTGGGCACCGACGGCCGGGATCGTCAACCCCTTCGAGCTCACTGTGGGGTTCGCCAACAACGCCGTCGAGAACGGCGCGACGATCGAACTGGAAGCGGAAGTGACCGATATCACCGAAACCGACGACGGCTTCACCGTCGAGACCGCGAAAGGCGATATCGACGCCGAGATCGTGATCAACGCGGCCGGGCTGTACTCCGACGAGGTCTCGGCGATGGTCGGGATCGACGACTTCGAGATCACGCCCCGGCGCGGGGAGTACTACCTCTACGACAAGCAGATCGACATCGACCTCGACACGACGATCTTCCCCGTGCCCACGGAGGTCACCAAGGGGATCGTCGTGACCCCGACCGACGAGGGCAACCTGCTGATCGGCCCCAACGCCCAGGAGATCGACGACAAACGCGACAAGGCGACGACACGGCAGGGGCTGGACAAGGTCCTCGAGGGGGCCAAAAAGACGGTCCCGGAACTGACCAAACAGGACGTGATCAAGGAGTTCGCCGGGCTTCGGCCGGCGATCAAAGAGACCGGCGACTTCCGGATCCAGATCGAGACGGAGGACCCGGGCTTTATCAACGCCGCCGGGATCCAGTCGCCCGGGCTGGCGTCGGCACCGGCGACCGCCGAACTGGTCGTCGACCTCGTCGAGGAACTCCGGGGCGACCTCGAGGAGGACCCGGCGTTCGATCCCGACTACAGCGGGCCGCCGAAGGTCCGGCACATGAGCCACGAGGAGCGGGCGGCACTGATCGAGGAAGACCCCCGCTACGGGCAGATCATCTGTCGGTGCGAGACCGTCACGGAGGGCGAGATCCGCGACGCGATCAACCAGCCCGTCCCCGCACAGACGGTCAACGCGATCAAGCGCCGGGTCAGGCCCGGTGCCGGCCGGTGTCAGGGCGGGTTCTGTGGCCCGCGCGTCATCGAGATCCTCTCCGAGGAACTCGACATCCCCATGACAGAAGTCAAACTCGAGGAAGAAGGATCGGAGCTGCTGACCGACGAGGTCAAACAGCCACTGCTGGAGAAGTCCCGCGAGGGCTCGGAGGTGAACGCCGATGACTGA
- a CDS encoding OB-fold nucleic acid binding domain-containing protein: MGSCIICGTSVDGKICDIHQEDVAFEFRGSSPDQLTPGRYYRGTVDGFAEFGVFVDIGDSVTGLLHESELDGRLENLEWEPGDTVYVQVKNVRDNGNVDLGWSIRQSDREFRGKLIDDPEFDEPKLPGETETGADDSETAGEESTTATAPDTGDSATDATTSSSASATSTAAPADESAASEGDNRLQAGDVRARESGSAGPQAGETRAAATEDVEAVPTEGADAIEEAPLVTVETLGDRVGEVVQLEGTIETARQTSGPTVFELADGTGTVDCAAFEEAGVRAYPDIGEDDVVRLTGEVRERRGELQVETEQLEALEDDEREAVRERMEEALTEKARPDAMELLADDEALSGLTEAFRDAAGEIRRAVFEERPVVVRHGATADGYVAGAAIEHATLPLIREEHTRSDAEYHYFDRRPLEGDVYEMDDATKDVTTMLDNRERHDEQLPLYVFVGVGGTRESLDGLEFLDVYDAPRVVIDTVAEPEITDEVETVVSPDTDPATLTTVDGQLDGPTTAAIAANVAAHVNDDVREELLHLPAASFWEEPPEAYADAASEAGYDVEALAEVRDAVALEAYYQSYEDKRQLIADLLFEGRASDVAGDEARGLASHVSEQFRSKLDTAVATAEANVEYRSVEGVDVAVLDTDAFTHRFDFPAETLLLDELLRRLRDDVDAIVGIGEDDLHLRSEHALDVRDVAIQVDEAVPDAGVEAQSSRSQQIAFLAGRRDAVLEATLETVAGQLA, translated from the coding sequence ATGGGTTCGTGCATCATTTGCGGCACATCTGTCGACGGAAAGATCTGCGACATTCACCAAGAGGACGTCGCCTTCGAGTTCCGGGGATCGAGTCCCGATCAGCTGACACCCGGCCGCTACTACAGGGGTACGGTCGACGGCTTCGCCGAGTTCGGCGTCTTCGTCGACATCGGTGACAGCGTGACCGGGCTGCTCCACGAGAGCGAACTCGACGGCCGACTCGAGAACCTCGAGTGGGAGCCCGGCGACACGGTGTACGTCCAGGTGAAAAACGTCAGAGACAACGGTAACGTCGACCTCGGGTGGTCGATCCGCCAGTCCGACCGGGAGTTCCGCGGGAAGCTGATCGACGACCCCGAGTTCGACGAACCGAAGCTTCCCGGAGAAACCGAGACCGGCGCGGACGACTCGGAGACGGCAGGCGAGGAGTCGACGACCGCGACTGCGCCCGACACCGGTGACTCCGCGACGGACGCGACAACGTCTAGCAGCGCGTCGGCGACGAGCACGGCAGCACCGGCCGACGAGTCGGCGGCGAGCGAAGGGGACAACCGCCTACAGGCGGGGGACGTCCGGGCGCGCGAGTCCGGATCGGCCGGCCCGCAGGCGGGCGAGACGCGAGCGGCCGCCACCGAAGACGTGGAGGCAGTCCCCACCGAGGGCGCTGACGCGATCGAGGAGGCCCCGCTGGTGACAGTCGAGACGCTCGGCGACCGCGTCGGCGAGGTCGTCCAGCTCGAGGGAACGATCGAGACGGCCCGCCAGACCAGCGGCCCGACGGTGTTCGAACTCGCCGACGGGACAGGGACGGTCGACTGTGCGGCCTTCGAGGAGGCCGGCGTCCGCGCCTATCCCGATATCGGCGAGGACGACGTCGTTCGGCTGACGGGCGAGGTCCGCGAGCGACGCGGTGAACTGCAGGTCGAGACCGAACAGCTCGAGGCGCTCGAAGACGACGAGCGCGAGGCCGTCCGGGAGCGCATGGAGGAGGCGCTGACCGAGAAGGCGCGGCCGGATGCGATGGAACTGCTCGCGGACGACGAGGCGCTGTCGGGACTGACAGAGGCGTTCCGCGACGCGGCCGGCGAGATCCGCCGGGCCGTCTTCGAGGAGCGGCCGGTCGTCGTCCGCCACGGCGCGACCGCCGACGGGTACGTCGCCGGGGCCGCGATAGAGCACGCGACGCTGCCGCTGATCCGCGAGGAACACACCCGTTCCGACGCGGAGTATCACTACTTCGACCGGCGTCCGCTGGAGGGTGACGTCTACGAGATGGACGACGCGACCAAAGACGTCACGACGATGCTCGACAACCGGGAGCGCCACGACGAGCAACTGCCGCTGTACGTGTTTGTCGGCGTCGGCGGCACGCGCGAGTCGCTGGACGGACTGGAGTTTCTGGACGTCTACGACGCGCCGCGCGTGGTGATCGACACCGTGGCCGAACCGGAGATCACCGACGAGGTCGAGACGGTCGTCAGCCCCGACACCGATCCCGCGACGCTGACGACGGTCGACGGCCAGCTCGACGGGCCGACGACGGCGGCGATCGCGGCCAACGTCGCCGCACACGTCAACGACGACGTGCGCGAGGAACTGTTGCATCTGCCGGCCGCAAGCTTCTGGGAGGAGCCGCCCGAGGCGTACGCCGACGCCGCGAGCGAGGCGGGCTACGACGTCGAGGCGCTCGCGGAGGTCCGGGACGCCGTCGCGCTGGAGGCGTATTACCAGTCCTACGAGGACAAGCGCCAGCTGATCGCCGACCTGCTCTTCGAGGGGCGGGCCAGCGACGTCGCCGGCGACGAGGCGCGCGGACTGGCCAGCCACGTCAGCGAGCAGTTCCGGTCGAAACTCGACACGGCCGTCGCGACGGCCGAGGCCAACGTCGAGTATCGGTCCGTCGAGGGCGTCGACGTCGCGGTTCTGGACACGGACGCGTTCACACACCGGTTCGATTTCCCCGCTGAGACGCTGTTGCTCGATGAGTTGCTTCGGCGGTTGCGCGACGATGTCGACGCGATCGTCGGGATCGGCGAGGACGACCTGCACCTCCGGAGCGAACACGCGCTCGACGTGCGCGATGTCGCGATACAGGTCGACGAAGCGGTGCCGGACGCCGGCGTCGAAGCGCAGAGCAGTCGATCACAGCAGATCGCGTTCCTCGCCGGCCGACGGGACGCAGTCCTCGAGGCGACGCTGGAGACGGTCGCCGGCCAGTTGGCCTGA
- a CDS encoding right-handed parallel beta-helix repeat-containing protein: MDHGITRRAVLAGSLVALSGCSSLGDGDRDGGTPTPGPDSVTVGEDGSFDSIQAAIEAVAEGGRVEIAAGRYRESITVDKPGLTVVGTGDVIVSPSETVSAAGIHVAESASGVTIDGLEVTGFTGSRGTISVRGDDATIRNAVVSDGFLGIRTTGSAVTIEATAVSGCNTGGVLVRNGESATLTDVTVESNGGPGIDIDRTPTVEIDGADVRGNVLRGIDLDRADTVTVRDSTAIGNEGPGIDIEQCGEVAIDGVVTDENVNGIYVEDSDAVEITNAAARSNEVHGIAVDRVDAAAFDRTTTSDNATTGIDCSAVSDVTLSKVASTGNAANGVRLEGFDEANVSASRLADNGGIGLSLADPRIVADESFSVSETVLANNAIGLDLQLRVIADGNAVENCRVAGNETYGVRNGNRRETLLATDNWWGSEDGPGSDPAIGTLVDPETGASADGSGDWVSRGRTPGVANVRFDPVATSPPPEPSAGAETAQ, encoded by the coding sequence ATGGATCACGGAATCACCCGGCGTGCAGTTCTGGCCGGTTCGCTGGTGGCGTTGAGCGGTTGTTCGTCGCTCGGAGACGGGGACAGAGACGGTGGCACCCCGACACCGGGTCCCGACAGCGTGACGGTCGGCGAGGACGGCTCGTTCGACTCGATCCAGGCGGCGATCGAGGCGGTCGCGGAAGGCGGACGCGTCGAGATCGCGGCGGGCCGCTACCGCGAGTCGATCACCGTCGACAAGCCGGGACTCACGGTCGTCGGAACGGGCGACGTGATCGTCTCGCCGTCCGAGACGGTCAGCGCTGCGGGGATCCACGTGGCGGAGTCGGCGTCCGGCGTGACGATCGACGGTCTCGAGGTCACCGGGTTCACCGGTTCGCGCGGGACGATCAGCGTCCGGGGTGACGACGCGACGATACGGAACGCTGTCGTCAGCGACGGGTTCCTCGGGATTCGGACCACCGGGAGCGCCGTCACGATCGAGGCGACGGCCGTCAGCGGCTGCAACACCGGCGGCGTCCTCGTCAGGAACGGCGAGAGCGCGACGCTCACGGACGTGACAGTCGAGTCGAACGGGGGACCGGGGATCGACATCGACCGGACGCCGACGGTCGAAATCGACGGCGCGGACGTCCGGGGGAACGTCCTCCGGGGGATCGACCTGGACCGGGCCGACACGGTGACCGTCCGCGACAGCACGGCCATCGGAAACGAGGGTCCCGGTATCGACATCGAGCAGTGCGGCGAGGTCGCCATCGACGGGGTCGTCACCGACGAGAACGTCAACGGGATCTACGTCGAGGACAGCGACGCGGTCGAGATCACGAACGCCGCCGCCCGGTCCAACGAGGTCCACGGGATCGCCGTCGACCGCGTCGACGCGGCGGCGTTCGACCGGACGACGACGAGCGACAACGCCACCACCGGGATCGACTGCAGCGCGGTGTCGGACGTGACACTGTCAAAGGTGGCGAGCACGGGCAACGCCGCAAACGGCGTACGCCTCGAGGGGTTCGACGAGGCGAACGTCAGCGCGTCCCGGCTCGCCGACAACGGCGGGATCGGGCTGTCGCTCGCGGACCCGCGGATCGTCGCCGACGAGTCGTTTTCGGTCTCGGAGACGGTCCTCGCGAACAACGCGATCGGACTGGACCTCCAGTTGCGGGTCATCGCGGACGGGAACGCGGTCGAGAACTGTCGCGTCGCCGGAAACGAGACCTACGGCGTCCGCAACGGGAACCGCCGGGAGACGCTGCTGGCGACGGACAACTGGTGGGGATCTGAGGACGGTCCCGGGTCCGATCCCGCGATCGGGACCCTCGTCGATCCGGAGACGGGCGCGAGCGCCGACGGTAGCGGTGACTGGGTCTCGCGCGGGCGGACACCCGGCGTGGCGAACGTCCGGTTCGATCCGGTAGCCACGTCGCCACCGCCGGAGCCGTCTGCGGGCGCCGAGACAGCCCAGTAG
- a CDS encoding glycosyltransferase family 4 protein: protein MDVALVTNVAYPFVKGGAERRFYELGRRLADRGHEVTIYTRRYWGDGGEHEQEGMTLRAVAPRRELYVGERRSITEAVEFALRLARPLLTSDHDVIDVSVFPYFPVFPAAAAALRSGAALVTTWHEVWNRYWLEYLGALGVGGIVAERLAARLAGRAVTVSQLTADRLGSLGVPRDRITTVYNGIDTARIGSVEPDPDAPEVLFVGRLVESKRVDQLLSAFDRVAADRNVRLGIVGDGPERDRLREQAASLDSRNRITFYGAVSDDDDVYSLMRGATVFVSPSAREGFGLALLEAMAAGCQVVAVDHPDSAVDEVVDDAGLLVEPTVGAVADGLAAVLDGECSATAPQAAAQRFDWGRIVDDLEDVYRDAIDARE, encoded by the coding sequence ATGGACGTCGCGCTCGTGACGAACGTCGCCTACCCCTTCGTCAAGGGGGGTGCCGAGCGGCGGTTCTACGAGCTCGGTCGCCGGCTCGCGGACCGCGGTCACGAGGTGACGATCTACACGCGGCGTTACTGGGGCGACGGCGGCGAGCACGAGCAAGAGGGGATGACGCTTCGCGCGGTCGCGCCCCGGCGCGAGCTGTACGTCGGCGAGCGTCGGTCGATCACCGAGGCCGTCGAGTTCGCGCTGCGGCTCGCGCGGCCGTTGCTGACCAGCGATCACGACGTGATCGACGTGTCGGTGTTCCCCTATTTCCCGGTCTTTCCGGCGGCGGCCGCCGCCCTGCGGTCGGGCGCGGCGCTCGTGACGACCTGGCACGAGGTGTGGAACCGCTACTGGCTTGAGTACCTCGGCGCGCTGGGCGTCGGCGGCATCGTCGCCGAACGACTGGCGGCGCGACTCGCCGGACGGGCAGTGACCGTCTCGCAGTTGACGGCCGACCGGCTCGGATCGCTGGGCGTCCCGCGCGATCGGATCACGACGGTGTACAACGGGATCGACACCGCCCGGATCGGCTCGGTCGAGCCGGACCCGGACGCGCCCGAGGTACTGTTCGTCGGACGGCTCGTCGAGAGCAAGCGCGTCGATCAGTTGCTCTCGGCGTTCGACCGCGTCGCGGCCGACCGGAACGTCCGACTGGGGATCGTCGGGGACGGACCCGAGCGCGACCGCCTCCGCGAGCAGGCGGCGTCGCTGGACTCGCGCAATCGCATCACGTTCTACGGTGCCGTCTCCGACGACGACGACGTGTACTCGCTCATGCGAGGCGCGACAGTGTTCGTCTCCCCCTCGGCACGCGAGGGGTTCGGGCTGGCGCTGCTCGAAGCGATGGCCGCCGGCTGTCAGGTCGTCGCCGTCGACCACCCGGACTCGGCCGTCGACGAGGTCGTCGACGACGCGGGACTGCTCGTCGAACCGACCGTCGGGGCGGTCGCCGACGGACTGGCGGCGGTCCTCGACGGCGAGTGCTCCGCGACAGCGCCACAGGCGGCCGCACAGCGGTTCGACTGGGGCCGGATCGTCGACGACCTCGAAGACGTCTATCGGGACGCGATCGACGCGCGAGAGTAG
- a CDS encoding NAD-dependent epimerase/dehydratase family protein, protein MTQTDTTETVQDDDHDWTGENVLVTGGASFIGSHLVEELVERGANVRVADDFSSGRRENLDAVEDDIELLVGDLKRWDVASEASEGIETVFHLAADHGGRGYIATHPASCASNMALDNIVFETAVENGVERITFASSACTYPTDIQKQQVPLREDMITFEERGGAFADETYGWAKLMGELSLRSYHEQYGIDASSVRIFTAYGPRENETHAVVALIAKAFAGQDPFRIWGDGEQTRNFTYVSDITRALRLASRRITDGSAVNAGIPDHISLNQCAETIFEYMDWRPEEIEYSPDKPVGVRHRAADTTRAKEVLGWEPQYSLEDGLAETIDYYTEHNDRETVRENLERLLYER, encoded by the coding sequence ATGACACAGACTGACACCACAGAGACAGTACAGGACGACGATCACGACTGGACCGGCGAGAACGTCCTCGTCACGGGCGGCGCCTCGTTCATCGGTTCGCACCTCGTCGAGGAACTCGTCGAGCGCGGCGCGAACGTCCGCGTGGCCGACGACTTCTCCAGCGGCCGCCGGGAGAACCTCGACGCGGTCGAGGACGACATCGAGCTGCTGGTCGGCGACCTCAAGCGCTGGGACGTCGCCAGCGAGGCCAGCGAGGGGATCGAGACGGTGTTCCACCTCGCGGCCGACCACGGCGGCCGGGGGTACATCGCGACCCACCCGGCCAGTTGCGCCTCGAACATGGCGCTTGACAACATCGTCTTCGAGACGGCCGTCGAGAACGGCGTCGAGCGAATCACCTTCGCCTCAAGCGCCTGCACCTACCCGACGGACATCCAGAAACAGCAGGTCCCGCTCCGGGAGGACATGATCACCTTCGAGGAGCGCGGCGGCGCGTTCGCCGACGAGACCTACGGCTGGGCGAAGCTGATGGGCGAACTCTCGCTGCGGTCGTACCACGAACAGTACGGTATCGACGCCAGTTCCGTCCGCATCTTCACCGCCTACGGCCCGCGGGAGAACGAGACCCACGCCGTCGTCGCGCTGATCGCGAAGGCCTTCGCCGGGCAGGACCCGTTCCGGATCTGGGGCGACGGCGAGCAGACGCGCAACTTCACCTACGTCAGCGACATCACGCGGGCGCTCCGGCTGGCGTCGAGACGCATCACCGACGGCAGCGCGGTCAACGCCGGCATCCCCGACCACATCTCGCTGAACCAGTGTGCGGAAACCATCTTCGAGTACATGGACTGGCGGCCTGAGGAGATCGAGTACAGCCCGGACAAGCCGGTCGGCGTCCGCCACCGCGCGGCCGACACCACTCGCGCGAAGGAGGTGTTGGGCTGGGAACCGCAGTACTCCCTCGAGGATGGCCTGGCCGAGACCATCGACTACTACACCGAGCACAACGACCGCGAGACCGTCCGCGAGAACCTGGAACGACTGCTCTACGAACGGTGA
- a CDS encoding NAD-dependent epimerase/dehydratase family protein, with translation MIGGKKVLVTGGAGFIGSHLVDALVADNDVTVIDDLSSGRQEYVHDDASFAEVDVRDRSALAAAIDDPDVVFHLAAVADTRRTSAGWDAPHDDLAINTEGTLNLLEALRTADLDPKVVYASSCAVYGNPEYAPMDEDHPYNPISPYGVHKLAGDRYVRAYHTEHGFDTAALRIFNTYGPRQPRYVMYDFLRKLQADPAELEVLGTGEQVRDYAYIDDTVSAFLLLADRAEPGEAYNVSGESVISIRDLAATMIELLGLETELRFTGSSWKGDPVALRADVTKLRELGYAPTIDIEEGLRRFVAAFEAEEGPIGETPLEGEPSVDVPRGPER, from the coding sequence ATGATCGGGGGCAAGAAGGTTCTCGTTACCGGCGGTGCGGGCTTCATCGGTTCGCATCTGGTCGATGCACTCGTGGCGGACAACGACGTGACCGTGATCGACGACCTCTCTTCGGGACGGCAGGAGTACGTCCACGACGACGCCTCCTTCGCGGAGGTGGACGTGCGCGATCGGAGTGCGCTTGCGGCGGCGATCGACGACCCGGACGTCGTCTTCCATCTGGCGGCGGTCGCGGACACGCGCCGGACCTCGGCCGGGTGGGACGCGCCTCACGACGATCTGGCGATCAACACCGAGGGGACGCTGAACCTGCTGGAGGCACTGCGGACGGCCGACCTCGATCCGAAGGTCGTCTACGCCTCCTCGTGTGCCGTCTACGGCAACCCCGAGTACGCCCCGATGGACGAGGATCACCCGTACAACCCGATCTCGCCGTACGGCGTGCACAAGCTCGCCGGCGACCGGTACGTGCGAGCCTACCACACCGAACACGGGTTCGACACCGCCGCGCTGCGGATCTTCAACACGTACGGGCCGCGCCAGCCCCGGTACGTGATGTACGATTTCCTGCGGAAGTTGCAGGCCGACCCGGCTGAACTCGAGGTGCTGGGCACCGGCGAACAGGTCCGGGATTACGCCTATATCGACGACACCGTCTCGGCGTTCCTGTTGCTCGCCGACCGCGCCGAACCGGGCGAGGCGTACAACGTCTCCGGCGAATCCGTCATCAGCATCCGCGACCTCGCGGCGACGATGATCGAGTTGCTCGGACTGGAGACGGAGCTGCGGTTCACCGGCTCCAGCTGGAAGGGCGACCCAGTGGCGCTGCGGGCCGACGTCACGAAACTCCGTGAACTCGGATACGCGCCGACGATCGACATCGAGGAGGGGCTCCGGCGGTTCGTCGCCGCCTTCGAGGCGGAGGAAGGACCGATCGGCGAGACGCCGCTCGAGGGGGAGCCGAGCGTCGACGTGCCACGGGGTCCCGAGCGGTGA